One Astyanax mexicanus isolate ESR-SI-001 chromosome 3, AstMex3_surface, whole genome shotgun sequence genomic region harbors:
- the LOC103026691 gene encoding GTPase IMAP family member 7-like isoform X7: MANIPPKLQVSLRTMVLVGKTGTGKSSSGNTILGRNAFKSATSSTSVTGECRKEAGEVAGRKIIIVDTPGLFDTDLSEEELKEELSKCINMTSPGPHAIILTIELGPFTKEDLQTVKKIRNVFGKEADKYTIILFTHGDELKGGMGIDGYVKRRGNEELRQVIQQCGRRYHVFDNTKMNDRLQVVDFLDKVEEMVVRNGGECYTNSVYQDVEKRLREKEEELQKHHKKNLEEQKLKLESKFSEEKRKLEDLKVSGEEKERKSKELELLEERKKRVMTEYERYYDEKITESRQEAEQTVFPETVLKEMANLSI; the protein is encoded by the coding sequence TGTCTCTGAGGACAATGGTGTTGGTGGGGAAGACAGGCACAGGAAAGAGCTCCTCTGGAAACACCATCCTTGGCCGAAATGCTTTCAAATCTGCCACAAGCAGCACCTCCGTCACAGGAGAGTGCAGGAAGGAGGCTGGAGAGGTGGCTGGGAGAAAGATTATAATAGTGGACACTCCAGGTCTGTTTGATACAGATCTCTCTGAAGAAGAACTGAAGGAAGAGCTCAGTAAGTGCATTAACATGACGTCTCCAGGACCCCACGCCATCATCTTGACCATAGAGCTCGGACCCTTCACCAAAGAGGATCTCCAAACTGTGAAGAAGATCAGAAATGTTTTTGGAAAGGAAGCAGACAAATACACCATCATCCTCTTCACTCACGGAGATGAACTGAAAGGTGGTATGGGTATTGATGGGTATGTCAAACGACGTGGCAATGAGGAACTCCGTCAGGTCATCCAGCAGTGTGGTAGGAGGTACCACGTCTTTGACAACACCAAAATGAACGATCGCTTACAGGTTGTGGATTTCTTAGACAAAGTGGAGGAGATGGTGGTCCGTAATGGAGGCGAGTGCTACACTAACAGTGTGTATCAGGATGTTGAAAAAAGGCTtagagaaaaggaagaagaattACAGAAACATCACAAGAAGAATCTGGAGGAGCAGAAGTTGAAGCTGGAATCCAAGTTCAGTGAGGAAAAGAGGAAACTAGAAGATCTGAAAGTATCTGGGgaggaaaaagagaggaaaagtaaaGAACTGGAACTTTTAGAAGAACGGAAGAAAAGGGTTATGACTGAGTATGAACGGTATTATGATGAGAAGATCACAGAAAGCAGACAAGAGGCAGAACAAACAGTGTTTCCTGAGACTGTTCTCAAGGAAATGGCAAATCTCAGCATCTGA
- the LOC103026691 gene encoding GTPase IMAP family member 7-like isoform X3 → MANIPPKLQDESSEYAPGKLVRWSSSDIDHPNMSLRTMVLVGKTGTGKSSSGNTILGRNAFKSATSSTSVTGECRKEAGEVAGRKIIIVDTPGLFDTDLSEEELKEELSKCINMTSPGPHAIILTIELGPFTKEDLQTVKKIRNVFGKEADKYTIILFTHGDELKGGMGIDGYVKRRGNEELRQVIQQCGRRYHVFDNTKMNDRLQVVDFLDKVEEMVVRNGGECYTNSVYQDVEKRLREKEEELQKHHKKNLEEQKLKLESKFSEEKRKLEDLKVSGEEKERKSKELELLEERKKRVMTEYERYYDEKITESRQEAEQTVFPETVLKEMANLSI, encoded by the coding sequence TGTCTCTGAGGACAATGGTGTTGGTGGGGAAGACAGGCACAGGAAAGAGCTCCTCTGGAAACACCATCCTTGGCCGAAATGCTTTCAAATCTGCCACAAGCAGCACCTCCGTCACAGGAGAGTGCAGGAAGGAGGCTGGAGAGGTGGCTGGGAGAAAGATTATAATAGTGGACACTCCAGGTCTGTTTGATACAGATCTCTCTGAAGAAGAACTGAAGGAAGAGCTCAGTAAGTGCATTAACATGACGTCTCCAGGACCCCACGCCATCATCTTGACCATAGAGCTCGGACCCTTCACCAAAGAGGATCTCCAAACTGTGAAGAAGATCAGAAATGTTTTTGGAAAGGAAGCAGACAAATACACCATCATCCTCTTCACTCACGGAGATGAACTGAAAGGTGGTATGGGTATTGATGGGTATGTCAAACGACGTGGCAATGAGGAACTCCGTCAGGTCATCCAGCAGTGTGGTAGGAGGTACCACGTCTTTGACAACACCAAAATGAACGATCGCTTACAGGTTGTGGATTTCTTAGACAAAGTGGAGGAGATGGTGGTCCGTAATGGAGGCGAGTGCTACACTAACAGTGTGTATCAGGATGTTGAAAAAAGGCTtagagaaaaggaagaagaattACAGAAACATCACAAGAAGAATCTGGAGGAGCAGAAGTTGAAGCTGGAATCCAAGTTCAGTGAGGAAAAGAGGAAACTAGAAGATCTGAAAGTATCTGGGgaggaaaaagagaggaaaagtaaaGAACTGGAACTTTTAGAAGAACGGAAGAAAAGGGTTATGACTGAGTATGAACGGTATTATGATGAGAAGATCACAGAAAGCAGACAAGAGGCAGAACAAACAGTGTTTCCTGAGACTGTTCTCAAGGAAATGGCAAATCTCAGCATCTGA
- the LOC103026691 gene encoding GTPase IMAP family member 7-like isoform X2 has protein sequence MANIPPKLQVRTEPEGGPEKDLYTHIAEHGEYAPRKLVRSSSSEIEQPNMSLRTMVLVGKTGTGKSSSGNTILGRKAFKSATSSTSVTGECRKEAGEVSGRKIIMVDTPGLFDTDLSEEELKEELSKCINMTAPGPHAIILTIELGPFTKEDLQTVKKIRNVFGKEADKYTIILFTHGDELKGGMGIDGYVKRRANDELRQVIQQCGKRYHVFDNTKMNDRLQVVDFLDKVEEMVVRNGGECYTNSVYQDVEKRLRQKEEELRKHHKKNLEEQKLKLESKFREEKRKLENLKVSGEEKERKSKELELLEERKKRVMTEYERYYDEKITESRQEAEQTVFPETVLKEMANLSI, from the exons ATGGCGAATATTCCCCCCAAACTACAAG TGAGGACGGAACCGGAGGGTGGTCCTGAAAAAGACCTTTATACCCACATTG CTGAACATGGCGAATATGCTCCTCGTAAGCTGGTGCGGTCTAGCAGCAGTGAAATTGAACAACCAAACA TGTCTCTGAGGACAATGGTGTTGGTGGGGAAGACTGGCACAGGAAAGAGCTCCTCTGGAAACACCATCCTTGGCCGAAAGGCTTTCAAATCTGCCACAAGCAGCACCTCCGTCACAGGAGAGTGCAGGAAGGAGGCTGGAGAGGTGTCTGGGAGAAAGATTATAATGGTGGACACTCCAGGTCTGTTTGATACAGATCTCTCTGAAGAAGAACTGAAGGAAGAGCTCAGTAAGTGCATTAACATGACGGCTCCAGGACCCCACGCCATCATCTTGACCATAGAGCTCGGACCCTTCACCAAAGAGGATCTCCAAACTGTGAAGAAGATCAGAAATGTTTTTGGAAAGGAAGCAGACAAATACACCATCATCCTCTTCACTCACGGAGATGAACTGAAAGGTGGTATGGGTATTGATGGGTATGTCAAACGACGTGCCAATGATGAACTCCGTCAGGTCATCCAGCAGTGTGGTAAGAGGTACCACGTCTTTGACAACACTAAAATGAACGACCGCTTACAGGTTGTGGATTTCTTAGACAAAGTGGAGGAGATGGTGGTCCGTAATGGAGGCGAGTGCTACACTAACAGTGTGTATCAGGATGTTGAAAAAAGGCTCAGACAAAAGGAAGAAGAATTACGAAAACATCACAAGAAGAATCTGGAGGAGCAGAAGTTGAAGCTGGAATCCAAGTtcagagaggaaaagaggaaacTAGAAAATCTGAAAGTATCTGGGgaggaaaaagagaggaaaagtaaaGAGCTGGAACTTTTAGAAGAACGGAAGAAAAGGGTTATGACTGAGTATGAACGGTATTATGATGAGAAGATCACAGAAAGCAGACAAGAGGCAGAACAAACAGTGTTTCCTGAGACTGTTCTCAAGGAAATGGCAAATCTCAGCATCTGA
- the LOC103026691 gene encoding GTPase IMAP family member 7-like isoform X5, producing MANIPPKLQAEHGEYAPRKLVRSSSSEIEQPNMSLRTMVLVGKTGTGKSSSGNTILGRKAFKSATSSTSVTGECRKEAGEVSGRKIIMVDTPGLFDTDLSEEELKEELSKCINMTAPGPHAIILTIELGPFTKEDLQTVKKIRNVFGKEADKYTIILFTHGDELKGGMGIDGYVKRRANDELRQVIQQCGKRYHVFDNTKMNDRLQVVDFLDKVEEMVVRNGGECYTNSVYQDVEKRLRQKEEELRKHHKKNLEEQKLKLESKFREEKRKLENLKVSGEEKERKSKELELLEERKKRVMTEYERYYDEKITESRQEAEQTVFPETVLKEMANLSI from the exons ATGGCGAATATTCCCCCCAAACTACAAG CTGAACATGGCGAATATGCTCCTCGTAAGCTGGTGCGGTCTAGCAGCAGTGAAATTGAACAACCAAACA TGTCTCTGAGGACAATGGTGTTGGTGGGGAAGACTGGCACAGGAAAGAGCTCCTCTGGAAACACCATCCTTGGCCGAAAGGCTTTCAAATCTGCCACAAGCAGCACCTCCGTCACAGGAGAGTGCAGGAAGGAGGCTGGAGAGGTGTCTGGGAGAAAGATTATAATGGTGGACACTCCAGGTCTGTTTGATACAGATCTCTCTGAAGAAGAACTGAAGGAAGAGCTCAGTAAGTGCATTAACATGACGGCTCCAGGACCCCACGCCATCATCTTGACCATAGAGCTCGGACCCTTCACCAAAGAGGATCTCCAAACTGTGAAGAAGATCAGAAATGTTTTTGGAAAGGAAGCAGACAAATACACCATCATCCTCTTCACTCACGGAGATGAACTGAAAGGTGGTATGGGTATTGATGGGTATGTCAAACGACGTGCCAATGATGAACTCCGTCAGGTCATCCAGCAGTGTGGTAAGAGGTACCACGTCTTTGACAACACTAAAATGAACGACCGCTTACAGGTTGTGGATTTCTTAGACAAAGTGGAGGAGATGGTGGTCCGTAATGGAGGCGAGTGCTACACTAACAGTGTGTATCAGGATGTTGAAAAAAGGCTCAGACAAAAGGAAGAAGAATTACGAAAACATCACAAGAAGAATCTGGAGGAGCAGAAGTTGAAGCTGGAATCCAAGTtcagagaggaaaagaggaaacTAGAAAATCTGAAAGTATCTGGGgaggaaaaagagaggaaaagtaaaGAGCTGGAACTTTTAGAAGAACGGAAGAAAAGGGTTATGACTGAGTATGAACGGTATTATGATGAGAAGATCACAGAAAGCAGACAAGAGGCAGAACAAACAGTGTTTCCTGAGACTGTTCTCAAGGAAATGGCAAATCTCAGCATCTGA
- the LOC103026691 gene encoding GTPase IMAP family member 7-like isoform X1 produces MANIPPKLQVRTEPEGGPEKDLYTHIAEHGEYAPRKLVRSSSSEIEQPNMSLRTMVLVGKTGTGKSSSGNTILGRKAFKSATSSTSVTGECRKEAGEVSGRKIIMVDTPGLFDTDLSEEELKEELSKCINMTAPGPHAIILTIELGPFTKEDLQTVKKIRNVFGKEADKYTIILFTHGDELKGGMGIDGYVKRRANDELRQVIQQCGKRYHVFDNTKMNDRLQVVDFLDKVEEMVVRNGGECYTNSVYQDVEKRLRQKEEELRKHHKKNLEEQKLKLESKFREEKRKLENLKVSGEEKERKSKELELLEERKKRVMTEYERYYDEKITESRQEAEQTVFPETVLKEMANLSI; encoded by the exons TGAGGACGGAACCGGAGGGTGGTCCTGAAAAAGACCTTTATACCCACATTG CTGAACATGGCGAATATGCTCCTCGTAAGCTGGTGCGGTCTAGCAGCAGTGAAATTGAACAACCAAACA TGTCTCTGAGGACAATGGTGTTGGTGGGGAAGACTGGCACAGGAAAGAGCTCCTCTGGAAACACCATCCTTGGCCGAAAGGCTTTCAAATCTGCCACAAGCAGCACCTCCGTCACAGGAGAGTGCAGGAAGGAGGCTGGAGAGGTGTCTGGGAGAAAGATTATAATGGTGGACACTCCAGGTCTGTTTGATACAGATCTCTCTGAAGAAGAACTGAAGGAAGAGCTCAGTAAGTGCATTAACATGACGGCTCCAGGACCCCACGCCATCATCTTGACCATAGAGCTCGGACCCTTCACCAAAGAGGATCTCCAAACTGTGAAGAAGATCAGAAATGTTTTTGGAAAGGAAGCAGACAAATACACCATCATCCTCTTCACTCACGGAGATGAACTGAAAGGTGGTATGGGTATTGATGGGTATGTCAAACGACGTGCCAATGATGAACTCCGTCAGGTCATCCAGCAGTGTGGTAAGAGGTACCACGTCTTTGACAACACTAAAATGAACGACCGCTTACAGGTTGTGGATTTCTTAGACAAAGTGGAGGAGATGGTGGTCCGTAATGGAGGCGAGTGCTACACTAACAGTGTGTATCAGGATGTTGAAAAAAGGCTCAGACAAAAGGAAGAAGAATTACGAAAACATCACAAGAAGAATCTGGAGGAGCAGAAGTTGAAGCTGGAATCCAAGTtcagagaggaaaagaggaaacTAGAAAATCTGAAAGTATCTGGGgaggaaaaagagaggaaaagtaaaGAGCTGGAACTTTTAGAAGAACGGAAGAAAAGGGTTATGACTGAGTATGAACGGTATTATGATGAGAAGATCACAGAAAGCAGACAAGAGGCAGAACAAACAGTGTTTCCTGAGACTGTTCTCAAGGAAATGGCAAATCTCAGCATCTGA
- the LOC103026691 gene encoding GTPase IMAP family member 7-like isoform X6 translates to MANIPPKLQAEHGEYAPRKLVRSSSSEIEQPNMSLRTMVLVGKTGTGKSSSGNTILGRKAFKSATSSTSVTGECRKEAGEVSGRKIIMVDTPGLFDTDLSEEELKEELSKCINMTAPGPHAIILTIELGPFTKEDLQTVKKIRNVFGKEADKYTIILFTHGDELKGGMGIDGYVKRRANDELRQVIQQCGKRYHVFDNTKMNDRLQVVDFLDKVEEMVVRNGGECYTNSVYQDVEKRLRQKEEELRKHHKKNLEEQKLKLESKFREEKRKLENLKVSGEEKERKSKELELLEERKKRVMTEYERYYDEKITESRQEAEQTVFPETVLKEMANLSI, encoded by the exons CTGAACATGGCGAATATGCTCCTCGTAAGCTGGTGCGGTCTAGCAGCAGTGAAATTGAACAACCAAACA TGTCTCTGAGGACAATGGTGTTGGTGGGGAAGACTGGCACAGGAAAGAGCTCCTCTGGAAACACCATCCTTGGCCGAAAGGCTTTCAAATCTGCCACAAGCAGCACCTCCGTCACAGGAGAGTGCAGGAAGGAGGCTGGAGAGGTGTCTGGGAGAAAGATTATAATGGTGGACACTCCAGGTCTGTTTGATACAGATCTCTCTGAAGAAGAACTGAAGGAAGAGCTCAGTAAGTGCATTAACATGACGGCTCCAGGACCCCACGCCATCATCTTGACCATAGAGCTCGGACCCTTCACCAAAGAGGATCTCCAAACTGTGAAGAAGATCAGAAATGTTTTTGGAAAGGAAGCAGACAAATACACCATCATCCTCTTCACTCACGGAGATGAACTGAAAGGTGGTATGGGTATTGATGGGTATGTCAAACGACGTGCCAATGATGAACTCCGTCAGGTCATCCAGCAGTGTGGTAAGAGGTACCACGTCTTTGACAACACTAAAATGAACGACCGCTTACAGGTTGTGGATTTCTTAGACAAAGTGGAGGAGATGGTGGTCCGTAATGGAGGCGAGTGCTACACTAACAGTGTGTATCAGGATGTTGAAAAAAGGCTCAGACAAAAGGAAGAAGAATTACGAAAACATCACAAGAAGAATCTGGAGGAGCAGAAGTTGAAGCTGGAATCCAAGTtcagagaggaaaagaggaaacTAGAAAATCTGAAAGTATCTGGGgaggaaaaagagaggaaaagtaaaGAGCTGGAACTTTTAGAAGAACGGAAGAAAAGGGTTATGACTGAGTATGAACGGTATTATGATGAGAAGATCACAGAAAGCAGACAAGAGGCAGAACAAACAGTGTTTCCTGAGACTGTTCTCAAGGAAATGGCAAATCTCAGCATCTGA
- the LOC103026691 gene encoding GTPase IMAP family member 7-like isoform X4, whose translation MANIPPKLQDESSEYAPGKLVRWSSSDIDHPNMSLRTMVLVGKTGTGKSSSGNTILGRKAFKSATSSTSVTGECRKEAGEVSGRKIIMVDTPGLFDTDLSEEELKEELSKCINMTAPGPHAIILTIELGPFTKEDLQTVKKIRNVFGKEADKYTIILFTHGDELKGGMGIDGYVKRRANDELRQVIQQCGKRYHVFDNTKMNDRLQVVDFLDKVEEMVVRNGGECYTNSVYQDVEKRLRQKEEELRKHHKKNLEEQKLKLESKFREEKRKLENLKVSGEEKERKSKELELLEERKKRVMTEYERYYDEKITESRQEAEQTVFPETVLKEMANLSI comes from the coding sequence TGTCTCTGAGGACAATGGTGTTGGTGGGGAAGACTGGCACAGGAAAGAGCTCCTCTGGAAACACCATCCTTGGCCGAAAGGCTTTCAAATCTGCCACAAGCAGCACCTCCGTCACAGGAGAGTGCAGGAAGGAGGCTGGAGAGGTGTCTGGGAGAAAGATTATAATGGTGGACACTCCAGGTCTGTTTGATACAGATCTCTCTGAAGAAGAACTGAAGGAAGAGCTCAGTAAGTGCATTAACATGACGGCTCCAGGACCCCACGCCATCATCTTGACCATAGAGCTCGGACCCTTCACCAAAGAGGATCTCCAAACTGTGAAGAAGATCAGAAATGTTTTTGGAAAGGAAGCAGACAAATACACCATCATCCTCTTCACTCACGGAGATGAACTGAAAGGTGGTATGGGTATTGATGGGTATGTCAAACGACGTGCCAATGATGAACTCCGTCAGGTCATCCAGCAGTGTGGTAAGAGGTACCACGTCTTTGACAACACTAAAATGAACGACCGCTTACAGGTTGTGGATTTCTTAGACAAAGTGGAGGAGATGGTGGTCCGTAATGGAGGCGAGTGCTACACTAACAGTGTGTATCAGGATGTTGAAAAAAGGCTCAGACAAAAGGAAGAAGAATTACGAAAACATCACAAGAAGAATCTGGAGGAGCAGAAGTTGAAGCTGGAATCCAAGTtcagagaggaaaagaggaaacTAGAAAATCTGAAAGTATCTGGGgaggaaaaagagaggaaaagtaaaGAGCTGGAACTTTTAGAAGAACGGAAGAAAAGGGTTATGACTGAGTATGAACGGTATTATGATGAGAAGATCACAGAAAGCAGACAAGAGGCAGAACAAACAGTGTTTCCTGAGACTGTTCTCAAGGAAATGGCAAATCTCAGCATCTGA
- the LOC111189911 gene encoding GTPase IMAP family member 8-like gives MACKHDKSLPHFNLILLGKSGVGKSATGNTILGRVAFDSELSSTPVTQEVQEKNVVIDGVSIDVYDTPELFITETSNEDVMKKRRSLLDSPVPTVFLLVISAKRFTSENERAVEAIQDTLGERFLKNTWILFTRRDELERENKSVQRFIEKSTHLKLYLKKCNNRYHFFNNNKVEDRGQVNELLDKIREEVQLLIRRRSPFWNIILLGKSGTGKSSSANTILDRTRFTSKTGHRSETLRTQKENVTIRDLSINLFDTPGLSNTVIGHDEVMREYRCLSLFADSVPTVFLLVLKAERPTQEDMETVEKIENLLGDQLLQHTWILFTRGDDLERERLSVEEFIQGSNYLKQVVQRFNNKYHIFNNKIPNPDQVWKLLDKIDTSLLMMGEILKMTLTLKDNPPTWNFFLLGKSGAGISSSANTLLGRLRFTSKSGFTSETLETQKESVTMRDVSINLFDTPGLSNTVIGHDEVMREYRRLSLFADSVPTVFLLVLKAERPTQEDLRIVQEIENLLGDQLLQHTWILFTRGDDLERENLTIEQFIDNTVELKRVVERFRRRFHVFNNKIRNPDQVRRLIEKTLMCY, from the exons ATGGCGTGTAAACATGATAAATCTCTGCCTCACTTCAATTTAATCCTGCTGGGGAAATCAGGAGTTGGGAAAAGCGCCACAGGAAACACTATCCTCGGACGAGTGGCTTTCGACTCTGAGTTAAGCTCCACACCCGTAACTCAGGAGGTACAGGAGAAGAACGTGGTTATTGATGGGGTCAGCATTGACGTGTACGACACACCAGAATTATTTATCACAGAAACGAGCAACGAGGATGTGATGAAGAAACGCCGGTCTCTGTTAGACAGCCCTGTTCCCACAGTGTTCCTGCTGGTGATTTCAGCAAAAAGATTTACTTCAGAGAACGAACGTGCTGTTGAAGCAATCCAGGACACTTTAGGAGAAAGGTTTCTAAAGAACACCTGGATCCTTTTCACCAGAAGAGATGAActagaaagagaaaataaatcagTACAGAGGTTTATTGAAAAGTCAACACACCTCAAACTATACTTGAAGAAATGTAACAACAGGTACCACTTCTTCAACAACAACAAAGTAGAGGATCGTGGGCAGGTTAACGAATTATTGGACAAAATAA GAGAAGAAGTGCAATTGCTTATAAGGAGGAGATCACCATTTTGGAACATTATCTTACTGGGGAAATCGGGGACTGGAAAAAGTTCTTCAGCAAACACTATTTTGGATCGGACACGGTTTACTTCAAAAACAGGTCACAGATCAGAAACACTCAGAACTCAGAAGGAAAATGTAACGATACGTGACCTCAGTATTAATTTGTTTGACACTCCTGGACTCTCCAACACTGTAATCGGACATGACGAGGTTATGCGGGAATACCGATGCCTCTCACTGTTTGCAGACTCAGTTCCCACAGTATTTCTGCTGGTGCTGAAAGCAGAAAGACCAACTCAAGAGGATATGGAAACTGTTGAAAAGATCGAGAACCTTTTAGGAGATCAGCTCCTCCAGCACACCTGGATCCTCTTCACCAGAGGAGATGAtctggagagagaaagactgtcaGTAGAGGAGTTCATTCAAGGTTCAAACTACCTCAAACAAGTTGTACAGAGATTTAACAACAAATACCACATTTTCAACAACAAGATTCCCAATCCTGATCAAGTATGGAAATTACTGGACAAAATAGACACTTCACTACTGATGATGG GAGAAATTCTGAAAATGACTTTGACTCTAAAGGACAACCCACCAACATGGAATTTTTTTCTACTAGGGAAGTCGGGGGCTGGAATAAGTTCTTCAGCAAACACTCTTTTAGGTCGGCTGCGGTTTACTTCCAAATCTGGGTTTACATCAGAAACACTCGAGACTCAGAAGGAAAGTGTAACGATGCGTGACGTCAGTATTAATTTGTTTGACACTCCTGGACTCTCCAACACTGTAATCGGACATGACGAGGTTATGCGGGAATACCGACGTCTTTCACTGTTTGCAGACTCAGTTCCCACAGTATTTCTGCTGGTGTTGAAAGCAGAAAGACCAACTCAAGAGGACTTGAGAATTGTTCAAGAGATCGAGAACCTGTTAGGAGATCAGCTCCTCCAGCACACCTGGATCCTCTTCACCAGAGGAGatgatctggagagagagaaccTCACTATAGAACAGTTTATCGACAACACAGTGGAGCTGAAGAGGGTTGTAGAGAGATTTAGGAGGAGGTTCCATGTTTTCAACAACAAGATACGCAATCCTGATCAAGTCAGAAGACTGATAGAGAAAACATTAATGTGTTACTGA
- the LOC103044213 gene encoding piggyBac transposable element-derived protein 3, producing MCGLHILGCLDHNNKSFSTRVWCPLMKQLYCHLVVAEEFNTLEFRFKMADNTPRSSDGNSRYKHRPERYSLSQALELLELMGDDNSEVEDLSDIDDLVGDTDYQPPQQVPSSSEEDSSGCEDPIPQPSQPTRGRKRHRDEYEGYRSDRDIARSRPSRRHSRTQQDAADVSDNVPEETTPGPSHQEQVKEGRGMRWRASPLTPNQAQFEHEEETVQNRENWTPLDYIEQYIDKDLMKMIADCSNATSLSRSGAPLNTSTDEMYHFFGACILMSCVPYPAIRMYWSKTTKLPAITEKFTRDRFFRLRRSLKVLIDDDVPEDLRECDKFWKVRPFLNRILKGCKSQARPQCVSIDEQMIPFTGACPWRQYLPMKPNPVGMKIFVCATADGIVLDFDIYQGADALLEQVEQPGDLGLGGLVIDRLSQTLHPNTNIYCDRFFTSIQVMEHMMKKQMHVTGTVMKNRVNAAVQKLPTDKTMKKDGRGTSAQVTTEDGKICVVKWYDNKPVLMMSSVHAREPEDNCQRWNKKLKQYVTISRPNIIREYNSKMGGVDLADRMMSYYRMSGRTKKWTLRMLMHFTDLALSNSWLLYRKDLTVCGTLKKNIMQFLEFQMEVAMTFLAQHANDSSDFSEEDDPVVLFQGKKRPVKAVPHVSFRRRANAHLPEMV from the exons atgtgtggacttcacattttgggttgtctagaccacaacaataAATCTTTCTCTACAAGGgtctggtgtcctcttatgaagcaattatactgtcacctagtggtggcagaagagtttaacacctTAGAGTTTCGATTCAAGATGGCTGACAACACACCCAGAAGTTCAGATGGGAACTCCCGATACAAACATCGACCAG agcggTATTCTCTGTCACAAGCACTGGAGTTACTGGAGTTAATGGGTGATGACAACTCAGAGGTGGAAGATTTGTCAGACATCGACGATCTCGTGGGGGATACTGACTATCAACCCCCACAACAGGTGCCAAGCAGCAGTGAGGAGGACAGTAGTGGGTGTGAGGACCCCATTCCACAACCCTCTCAGCCTACCAGGGGACGTAAACGTCACCGTGATGAATATGAAGGATATCGCTCCGATCGTGACATTGCCAGATCACGGCCTTCTAGACGTCACTCTCGGACACAGCAAGATGCGGCTGATGTCTCAGACAATGTCCCTGAAGAGACAACACCAGGACCAAGCCATCAAGAACAGGTCAAAGAGGGGCGTGGGATGCGATGGCGGGCTTCTCCACTAACACCAAATCAAGCCCAGTTTGAGCATGAGGAGGAAACTGTGCAGAACAGAGAAAACTGGACCCCACTGGACTACATAGAACAGTATATTGATAAAGATTTAATGAAAATGATAGCAGATTGTTCTAATGCTACATCACTGTCTAGAAGTGGGGCCCCACTCAACACATCAACTGAtgaaatgtatcatttttttgGTGCCTGTATTTTAATGTCTTGCGTACCCTATCCTGCAATCAGGATGTACTGGTCCAAAACTACAAAACTGCCCGCCATCACTGAAAAGTTCACACGTGACAGATTTTTCAGACTGAGGCGATCACTCAAAGTGCTCATTGATGATGATGTTCCAGAAGATCTGAGAGAGTGTGATAAATTCTGGAAGGTGAGGCCTTTTCTGAACCGCATTCTGAAAGGCTGCAAATCTCAAGCTCGACCACAATGCGTTTCCATTGATGAGCAGATGATTCCATTCACAGGAGCTTGTCCATGGCGACAATATCTGCCAATGAAACCAAATCCAGTTGGCATGAAAATTTTTGTGTGTGCAACAGCAGATGGTATTGTGCTGGATTTTGACATTTATCAAGGTGCAGATGCACTCCTTGAGCAGGTTGAACAACCAGGGGATCTGGGTTTGGGAGGCTTGGTGATAGATCGTCTGTCTCAAACTCTGCATCCTAATACAAACATTTACTGTGATCGGTTCTTCACATCCATCCAAGTCATGGAACATATGATGAAGAAGCAGATGCATGTAACTGGTACAGTTATGAAGAATCGGGTCAATGCAGCAGTACAGAAGCTACCAACtgacaaaacaatgaaaaagGATGGAAGAGGTACTTCAGCACAAGTTACCACTGAGGATGGAAAGATTTGCGTGGTGAAATGGTATGACAATAAACCAGTGTTGATGATGTCTTCTGTTCATGCTAGAGAGCCAGAAGACAACTGCCAGAGATGGAACAAAAAGCTGAAACAATATGTGACCATCTCACGACCAAATATCATCCGTGAATACAACTCCAAGATGGGTGGAGTTGACCTTGCCGATAGAATGATGAGTTACTATCGCATGAGTGGCCGTACAAAGAAATGGACACTGCGGATGCTGATGCACTTTACCGATCTGGCTTTATCCAACAGCTGGCTACTGTACCGCAAAGACCTGACTGTATGTGGCACGCTAAAAAAGAACATCATGCAGTTCCTTGAATTTCAAATGGAAGTGGCCATGACATTCTTGGCTCAGCATGCCAATGACAGCTCTGACTTTTCAGAAGAGGATGACCCAGTCGTGTTATTCCAAGGGAAAAAGCGTCCAGTGAAGGCAGTGCCCCATGTCTCATTCCGCAGAAGGGCCAATGCACATCTGCCAGAGATG GTATAA